In Cherax quadricarinatus isolate ZL_2023a chromosome 19, ASM3850222v1, whole genome shotgun sequence, the following are encoded in one genomic region:
- the LOC128688173 gene encoding cuticle protein AM1199-like isoform X2, whose translation MVAVVVACLAVVAAVAVAAPQFGRLRDPRFIAIVRDNRQDRGDGNYKFEYEGDNGIYVDGSGKQGVSGGSNMAGYYRFPLPEGGVAEVRYTADENGFRVQSPLVPTPHPLPDHAIEQIRNAEEQRRRGIIWD comes from the exons ATG GTGGCCGTTGTCGTTGCTTGCCTGGCCGTCGTTGCGGCCGTCGCCGTTGCCGCCCCGCAGTTCGGGCGGCTGAGAGACCCTCGCTTCATCGCCATCGTCCGTGACAACCGTCAGGACCGAGGCGACGGAAACTACAAGTTTGAGTACGAGGGTGACAACGGCATCTACGTGGATGGTTCCGGCAAGCAGGGAGTCAGCGGCGGCAGCAACATGGCCGGATACTACAG GTTTCCTTTGCCTGAGGGCGGCGTCGCTGAGGTGCGCTACACCGCTGACGAGAATGGCTTCCGCGTCCAGTCCCCACTGGTCCCCACGCCTCACCCACTTCCCGACCACGCCATCGAGCAGATCCGCAACGCCGAGGAGCAGCGCCGACGTGGCATCATCTGGGATTAA
- the LOC128688173 gene encoding cuticle protein AM1199-like isoform X1, which translates to MKLVAVVVACLAVVAAVAVAAPQFGRLRDPRFIAIVRDNRQDRGDGNYKFEYEGDNGIYVDGSGKQGVSGGSNMAGYYRFPLPEGGVAEVRYTADENGFRVQSPLVPTPHPLPDHAIEQIRNAEEQRRRGIIWD; encoded by the exons ATGAAGCTC GTGGCCGTTGTCGTTGCTTGCCTGGCCGTCGTTGCGGCCGTCGCCGTTGCCGCCCCGCAGTTCGGGCGGCTGAGAGACCCTCGCTTCATCGCCATCGTCCGTGACAACCGTCAGGACCGAGGCGACGGAAACTACAAGTTTGAGTACGAGGGTGACAACGGCATCTACGTGGATGGTTCCGGCAAGCAGGGAGTCAGCGGCGGCAGCAACATGGCCGGATACTACAG GTTTCCTTTGCCTGAGGGCGGCGTCGCTGAGGTGCGCTACACCGCTGACGAGAATGGCTTCCGCGTCCAGTCCCCACTGGTCCCCACGCCTCACCCACTTCCCGACCACGCCATCGAGCAGATCCGCAACGCCGAGGAGCAGCGCCGACGTGGCATCATCTGGGATTAA
- the LOC128688174 gene encoding cuticle protein AMP4-like, translating to MKLVVLACLAAVATAAPQFPQNFNLQEASRPIAILRDERQDSGDGNFIYEFETENGIAVSARGSPGSQGQSNIQGVYRYPLPDGTIAEVRYFADENGYQPQSDLIPTSPPLPAHAIEQIRVAEEQRAQGITFQ from the exons ATGAAGCTC GTGGTATTGGCTTGCCTGGCCGCCGTCGCCACCGCCGCGCCTCAGTTTCCCCAGAACTTCAACCTTCAGGAAGCGTCTCGTCCCATCGCCATCCTGAGGGACGAGCGTCAGGACAGCGGCGACGGCAACTTCATCTACGAATTCGAGACCGAGAACGGCATCGCTGTGAGTGCCAGGGGCAGCCCTGGCTCTCAAGGGCAGAGCAACATTCAAGGTGTCTACAG gTACCCCCTCCCCGACGGCACCATCGCTGAGGTCCGCTATTTTGCCGACGAGAACGGCTACCAACCCCAGTCCGACCTAATCCCCACGTCTCCCCCACTCCCCGCACACGCCATCGAGCAGATCCGCGTGGCTGAGGAACAGCGCGCCCAGGGCATCACCTTCCAATAA